A genomic segment from Portunus trituberculatus isolate SZX2019 chromosome 14, ASM1759143v1, whole genome shotgun sequence encodes:
- the LOC123503643 gene encoding uncharacterized protein LOC123503643 — protein MYSRVSKRKWHTHTLLHSRLWRSSGTLHTAFINVCAECKTERSKDGGCFKTERDKDGECFNIHSIIGSGFLVLWKVMHTVLTEGLYFITHIDRLCHCVDHCASSNFITCQLYI, from the exons ATGTACTCCAGAGTTTCAAAAAGgaagtggcacacacacactttgctgcaCTCCAG GCTTTGGAGGTCCAGCGGCACCCTGCACACTGCTTTCATAAACGTGTGTGCAGAGTGCAAGACTGAGAGGagcaaggatggaggatgctTCAAGACAGAGAGGGACAAGGATGGAGAATGCTTCAACATTCACAGCATCATTGGTTCAGGCTTTCTTGTTTTGTGGAAAGTAATGCACACAGTTTTGACGGAAGGATTGTATTTCATCACTCATATTGATAGATTGTGTCATTGTGTTGACCATTGTGCATCAAGTAACTTCATTACATGTCAGTTATACATTTAG